The Megachile rotundata isolate GNS110a chromosome 4, iyMegRotu1, whole genome shotgun sequence region TATTATGGTCATATTTTTTAAGGTAAAtacttgataaaattaaaactttataGTTATAAGCCAGTATATAACAGTGTATACATTACAATAAACCTAAATAATTTAACCATttcttatatttacaaaataaatatatttattaaaatgtaattataaactTGCTGTGAACattaatgataatagtaatgtaataataataataataataatagtaatcattataataataataataataataatctcatattgtttaataattcgCTTGAACACTTTATTGTACTTTTAATCAGATTTAATCAGATTATATTTCGttagtataatataattgatttataatattttacttatattttgcGATAAAAATcgatcaaaattttaattcaaatttgtaCATGATTTACTCAGAACTTATGAACTTATTGtgctattataataaaaagacgatgtaatatttcattttgaatattgagttgcaatatttttacagcaacatagaaatttttatacattataaagaaaaattaagaaaagaagaaattgaAGGGTGTTATTGGAAATACATAAGAAGATCCACTCGGACGTTTCACAAGCGTCCTTTTGTATTGATTgcagatatttattttttcaaaaaaattttgatttgGTAAACTCAACCTGGAAAAGTTGTTGTTACATAATAGCAATGTTAAAAGTCGGAATGTAATCttgatttcattaaaatttgttcTTATCTTGAGTTATAACTCTTATCgagaataatataatttttctagCGACAAAGATATCTTTCTctgatttgtattattttatcaatatacTTGAATTGGTTTAGACATAACATTGATATTGTAAACGTATTTTCcttctattttttaaacatatttttttgaaatttcatgtaCAGTGGATGTAGAAAGTATTCAAACATTTCATAAAATTGCTATTTATTAACTAGTTTTtgtatgtacaaatttatatatatttgaaaaatttgtaaaataagtattcaggtaaattaaaattcatcatATAAAGTTTCACTAATCGTATAAAGCATATTAATACTCTATGAAATATTTCTTCATACAGACTTGATCAAAGTTTCAAGTTCTTGTCAAAGAGTTTTACAATCTTGGCTGATATTATACTAATCCACATAATTTATGAGATTTTCAACATCATAAATGTAAAAACTGACAAAAAAGGTACAGTctttaaaaaatgaatgtaCTTTCATCTATTTTCAATGACTttcataaaaaacaaaatttatctaaacatttaattaaatttaatacaaaatgaaatattattgaaattaattaatcgattgcaattttaagaaattttataaattgattggtgtataaataatttctataaccACTGTATGTTTCATCTGCGATTAATCTTCGCATATGTTttcatagaaatataaaaaaaagccTTAAACAAATTCATGTTTGATCGTATACAGCATAGACATATCGCATATCACATTAAATGTATACACTCTCATATATCATTGAAAAAGCACATGTTCTTTCACATTAGAAAACCAAGTTGAATCCTTTCGGATGCTAAcaattgtttaatataatttcataagCTAAAAGTATTGCGAAAAGACAGTTATGCAATTTGAACCTTAAGGTCTTATGAAaatgataatataaattttttgtgCGCACTGTTAATTCAAATAATCTGTCTTCATTGAATCCAGTAATTTAATTGTGAGCACTCATATTGCACatgtacaaatttgtaaatttaacgaTTTAAAAACTTGTAGATTTCTAAAAACTTGTCAactgttcaatttaaaaatgaaaacatttaggaaattttcaaatttctctgaaagcttgtaaatttcaaaattcagaaacatcAAAAAtctcaattcataaatttaaaaaatttttaaatttttttatttgaacatttaagaatttagaaatttctaaatttgaaaactggaaaatttctgaatttgagaaattttactgATAAGCTATAAATGTCATTTCacggtacttttatgtcacaAAATTAGCTTAAACTTTTTACATCTCAAAATCtgtcaagttaaaaatttactacTAACGGTATCCAAAACTTTTGTCTTTTTGCCAATTGTGgatgattaaaaatattaaatacgtaGTATTATCGTACTTCGTAAAAATTCTTTCTATCTTAACGATAGACTAAAAGCATATTTCAATGATTGAAACGTAATTCGTGTACGCATCCGAAAgggttaatgaaattaaaaatagcatTTCTATATCATACAAGTAAAAGAAAGAAATGAATTTTGGCATGGAAATTTTAATCCGTAAAAATTCGGTAAACAAAGGAATggtatgaataaaatatatggGATCAAACAACATGTTTAAACATTTGGGTGGCTGAAACTTATCTAGTCATTACGCTAAGAGTAAGAcggatatattatatatacacgcatacgtatgtatatatacatatatgtatacaaaagtATAGATacagatataaatataaatataaatatgaatataaatatggatataaatataaatataaatataaatacaaatgtaTGTTGtctatgtgtatatgtgtatatcatatatgtatatgtatattgatgTATGTGTACACGTATACACatggattaaaaaaaaaaaattaaaataaaatacgcaGCCATCGCGAGAGCCACCCTGACTGAACGTGTCTAGccacattttaataaataataacattcgCAAACGACATTGCGTGATTATTGATAAAATCCTTTCTTAGAATAATGTTTGATTTATTCTAAGAAATTACATTTGTCAAATTCGATTAAattcttctttttctatttatttacttgtaccctttgcaatttattttcgaGGAACTCTCGTAAGAAATTCTAAAAaagtattgtttaaaaatagataaataaagaaagaaagaaacgtgTTGCACCTAAAATTGCATCGTAACTTAGAGTTTCTTACGATCgattgtacaataatataagtatgtataaatatctatatactatatatagagAATAAAGCTGTGGAAAATTTGCGATCCaaactattgttattgtaaTGCGTATTTCAATGTATTCGCTTCGAAAAAGTCGTATGAGAAGCTTCGATGCGttgaactaaaaaaaaaaagaaaaaaaaaacgaaaaaaagagATCATCTTTTTTATTATGCTTCCCACTTTGTTCATTTGTCAccaataagaaataaaaaagaaaaacaattttGTATTCGAAAATGTTGAGAGAAGTTTATggtttgcaataaaaaaatataagtgtGGCAATGTTCGAAATTCTACAGTGGAACCTCGATTAATTGAATTGCGATTGGTTTGAATTGAATCGTATCAAAATAAATCGTGTTGAATTGCGTTAAAGAGAATCGCGTGAAATTGAATCACATCGAATTAAATCGCGGTAAATCGAGTTACATCGAATCGTGTCAATTTAAATCGAATTAGTGTATGTATTAATGGTCGTTTGATCAATGAAACCGCATGTTATTGGCCGTTCAATAAACGAGCGCGAATATTGACCGTTCGATAAATGAACGCATTCTATTGGCGGGTCGATAAGTGAGCGCTTCCAAAAAGTTTCGATCGCGTTTATTTAGCGACTTTATCTAGTAGAAAGATATCGAGGTTCTATCGAATTGCAAGGTAAACGCGACACAAATAATGAGAGAAAATAATTGATAgctttttatataaaaagtcAAAAACATTTTTCGATAAAAGTTCAttagataaatataaattaaagcaacgagatttcattaaaaataaatatacgtaTATTTAAGCTAATAAAAGgagataaaaattgattattaaaaagGTTGTAAAATCTACTATGTAATGGGTACATTGagtagaaatttcataatttaaatttgttaactcGATGATAAGAGGAATGAACTTGCTACacgaattttaatatatatttatttaaattaacattttattattcaataaatacTGATAGATGAGTGGTGGAtagttttatagaaataaaattaagcaccattcattttcttatttttattgcaaagtTTCGATCTATTAGATTTACATTAATCCAAagaatgttttttatttattttactttaaggGAAGTATTATTGTATAGCAATCGTATATTAAAACTAAGAACTCTCAACGTTCGAATgagaaatgttaatttttataatacaatcactaatCGTGCAAAGTCAATGCGAACGGATAGGCGCAACATTGAAGTAAAAATCGTTAATAAGATAATTTAAACGCAACCATTTGTAACGTCGATAAGTGATAAAATACACCTTATAAATAAATAGAGCTTGCGCTGTAGCTTTATTCAGTCATGGAACATGCTACAAGACATCGTGACTGTCTTTAtcaatgtttgtgaatgtattataagttataaattataagtGAGCTACTGAATGTGTACATGGTAATGTTATACTAGTCCATattaagataataataaaatgtaattttgaatTCAAATTTTGAACGCATCCACATCATTACTTTTAGCTTTATTATCGATGtctattcttctttttttacatttcttatgagtataatttaataatgataTTTGATAACGTACTATCAAATTTAACCTTGTACAGCTTTTTAAATTGAGCGCCACCGACGCGCCACTTTTAAATTTTGACGcgaaaatttaaacttttaactTTTACCTCATTGCAGTTTCCCAGTTTTAATCTAAGCTGTTTACCtatactttcttttcttttaatatgtaaataaaatagaatacaaagaaaatatgaaataatactattttaatataaccttattttttagtaattatTCTCTGTAAGATATAAAATGTGTATTAATACATGATATTTTTGAAactgtaacgacaattacaacatAATTAGAAGTGAGTAACTAATTTTCGCATACAGAACTGAAACAATACATTTAAAGATCATaagcattttattattttatgatacatataacaacatatattaaatatgtcTATAATAATGTTTAGGTTTCTATGCTGGAAATATTGTCCACGAATTTAGTACTTGTAACCCAGATAAAATGCAgttgttttaatttttgttctatTTCTCACATTTGGACTCACATTTGATAAGCCTGAACGTtatgataaaattttaaatcaaataaaattatgtagtagaaaatttgtatattatatagTAGAAGGAATGCACCATATCTATTCAAATAATCCTGAGAAGTTTGTACCTTcaattaatgattttataagTAAACTTAGTGTGGTGCAAACAATATTAGCTGCAtttttacatgtattaaattattatatgctGTGATGACTCCGTACAAAGTCAAAACTCAAACCATAGAGTCACTGCTTTACATACCTAGAAGCTACATTAAGggtcaaatttcaaaaagatGTAGGGGTTCTTCTCTACTAGGCACCAAGAATAACGTTAGCTTTTCAGAATCCAATGCAGAAATAGACATTAATTCCAGGGTTATTTAAAACTTAATTACTCCATGGATATTATGACATTATTGTATGAATAAGTGATAATATCTCAAACTCTTTGTACACATGTCAACTAGGATTAACAGGATATATACAATCGAATTTACTAGGAAGTGATCATCATCCTCATATATTCAATAGAACTTGAAAGTCTTACACCACAACTTTCCACAAATAGTGAAACACTCATTGTGTCCGGCCTATTGTTCAAATCTTTCAACGTCTTCGATACTTCATCACATTCTTCGTCTACATAAAGATACATTCTAACTTTTCGCTCTACTATAAAATTCAAACAGGTTATCTTAAAGCGCAGACGCAATTTCAGTATCGGTCCTAGAGTTTGCAGAACCcgagatttttatatctataaaaataatatttatacgtaaatatatttaattattaatttctaaatagaTTATTTGTAActtcttaaaaaataaattatgcgctaaaggtttataaattatatcttcTTACAATCTATAATTTATTATCATTAAATACACAGTTTCAAGAACAGCGATTGCAGGTGGAACTATAAAATGGCTGCAACAAACAAATCTTGACTAATTTCTAGTATCAGTGGAGTAACGTGGGATCATATTTTCTGGATACGAAGTAGCGCTTATGGTAAAATACAATATGTCTACCTCGCGGAAGAAAAGtctgttaattaataattttttgggTTCCTTGCATAAAACTGTTAACTACACGAAAGTTCCTTTCTAAGTTAGTCATTCGTGTATTGTCTGATATGTAAAATGAGCTTTTCCGTGAAAAAAACAGGTGGTAGGATGTGGCATGAAGCACGAAAACAGGAAAAGAAAATTCGTGGAATGCTAGTGGATTATCGTCGTCGAGCTGAACGTCGACGGGATTATTATGAAAAAATTGTAAGACATCACATGATGCAGCTATAAAAGTTACAATATTATCACCCAACCTGATTCTAATTTTGTACagtgtaatataaaaaaaaatctgtTTTTTATTCGCTGCTAACCTTATTGTAAATGCCACAATAATCACAGATTTTTATATCAAACACCTTATATGTACAATAACAGTCAGCAACTTAACATTACtttcataatttatacaataaacaAGTATTTTTTAAACTGATACATGACTGATATTGCACAACACAATAGTTACTAACAGAACTTAGTTTTGAACTAATAATTTCAATGCTTTGTTATATCATGTTACTGGAATAATGGACAGCTGGATAAACTCAAGTATAGAACACAAAAAGGCCAACAAACATTTAGGAAACAGTGAAGATATAAGGTGGATATTAGACTGATAATTATATACAGACAAATTGAAATACAATTTAATGTAAATATGTGAATGTTAAACATCCAGAGTTTACAAGTTGGTAAAGATCTCCTCTATGGagtttctataataaaataatttttaacttaataatgcataataatgtttttatatcttttagAACATTGCTCTAACTAAGAATATTATGAGTTAATGTAGAAAACTACATATAATGTCTACCTTGTGTTTTAAATTATGCTTATgctacatatttaattaatttagtttGTATTAATAATGATAGCTTCAGCGGTCTTAAACAGCTGTCTATTATTTGAATGACATGttacaataaaatgttaaaaatatttatttattattagactGAAATAAAGTTGTTTGTGTTATATCATACAATATTTATCATGTACCACTTATAAGTTATAATATATGAAAAAatagttatataaaatattagttttatttatcttttaaatTAGAAAGCCATCATAAATAGCTGGTGACTACTGgatatgtaattattttatttgtatgaatatTTCATAGAAATCAGATCCTACACAATTTTTACAACTTCATGGAAGGCCTTGTAAAATTCACTTGGATCCAGCAATAGCTACAGCTGGAGATAGTCCAGCAAATATGtaagttaaaattttgtttacaaaaCTTAATGAAGTGTGGTACAAAAGgtatatatttcattaatagGATGCCATGGCAAGGAAACGAAGACAATCTTATTGACCGTTTTGATGTAAGGGCTCATCTTGATTGGATACCAGAAGCACCAGACTCTATTGACGTAGATATTGCTCTTACTAGTGAAGATAGACATATCAATTACGAACGATATCGTATAATTgttcaaaatgaatttttaggAGGTCAGAAATTGCATTTAGTTTAATTCTGttactttatttttgtttttgtttatttatttgttcaacAATATTTCTTAACACAGTAACGGAagaaaaatttctacatcaaaTACATTTGGAGGAACAGTTTGGTTCTTCAACAAAATTAGATTCTGTTAAAGACAAGAAGAAATCTTGTAATAATGTAGCCATTGGATATAATTATGAAACAGAAGAACCAATACCTGAAACAATGAAATCTTTAGATAATGTTGTACCCGATGAAAAAGCAGATGATGAAGATAGTGATATTGATTTaggtattaatttatattctgtgaataatcaataaaattatttatctcaGATACTATAAACTGAATTCTTTGCAGACATTTGTGTAGATGTATCTCAAATAGAACCATCACAGGCACACGAAATGAATCTAGTAGCACAGAAATATGGACTTCTAGGAGCTGattattttagttttttaacGCAAGATTTTGAAGAAGCCGAAACGCTTAGACAAGCACGTAAGCAAGAAGAGGAAAAAGCTATGTACTCGGTaaaatattcttatttctctaatagaaaaattacaaaatttgttgtaTAATAAAAAGATATGTATTATACAGGGTAGAAGGTCACGTAGGGAAAGACGAGCATttcgagaaaaaaaaatgattggTCGAGTTATGAGTCCACCCAGGTAATTTCATTTAtcgaaaatgtttattatttaatttagaaaatgtaataaacgcatttttttaattagttaCGCGGCCAGAGAAAGTCCTGAATATAATCCATATAGAAAATCTTCTTCCAAGTCTCGATCAAGATCTGCATCGCCCGTAAACACGGGACAAATTACTTATATTACAAGTTTTGGTGGTGAAGAAGAAACCCATGGAAGCTCATCTCATGTTACCTCTTCCAATTCAAAGAAAATCAATTACTCTCATCTTAGACGTAGGAGATCAGATAGCCCAGCgcttaatga contains the following coding sequences:
- the LOC100879921 gene encoding CLK4-associating serine/arginine rich protein isoform X3 → MSFSVKKTGGRMWHEARKQEKKIRGMLVDYRRRAERRRDYYEKIKSDPTQFLQLHGRPCKIHLDPAIATAGDSPANMMPWQGNEDNLIDRFDVRAHLDWIPEAPDSIDVDIALTSEDRHINYERYRIIVQNEFLGVTEEKFLHQIHLEEQFGSSTKLDSVKDKKKSCNNVAIGYNYETEEPIPETMKSLDNVVPDEKADDEDSDIDLDICVDVSQIEPSQAHEMNLVAQKYGLLGADYFSFLTQDFEEAETLRQARKQEEEKAMYSGRRSRRERRAFREKKMIGRVMSPPSYAARESPEYNPYRKSSSKSRSRSASPVNTGQITYITSFGGEEETHGSSSHVTSSNSKKINYSHLRRRRSDSPALNERIINRKLSKSRSRSCSRSVNKSKSHRNRDRKRSTSRIRSRRTHSRHRKITRSRTRSRSRRSRTRSESRSRYRSFSRSRSRTVSRSKTRSRSRSRPKRSRSSSSSSASRSKSKSRSRSRLRSKSRSRSHNRSHSRDSYRRRHYSLSKSVSKSRSRTKSQSRSRSRSRSQSRCKRSRSIETKVPALPRYYGRRGKSSSSELELSDNEEKISAAAPKPTAINTTSMNKPKAGLSTNSGGGHKVITEDHTPGAA